From a single Vitis vinifera cultivar Pinot Noir 40024 chromosome 18, ASM3070453v1 genomic region:
- the LOC100242669 gene encoding putative 1-phosphatidylinositol-3-phosphate 5-kinase FAB1D, translating into MSNMCHVCGAKLTNSREDKDKHKNENSLKLNGDPISSCKLCGQKHHQEALKWDDLSSYPSRISSPPISLTSSDSTVSSCSEFSVDINSYGRVNQDESTAESRTEDASSSLNGHLQNSNMATQADGIDRSNTLIENSLKNNGHMGRDVEISGTNDGQEGRDTGVFKTNGFSKVGTDISYDNEKDAIIWEPPEPEDDMECSMANSDDDDEFGDGTKWGEPSSLCSFGEEGSGSYKFRDEKQKAMEEVINGKFKTLVNQLLKSVGVASSGKDGESWVDIVTSLSWEAASFVKPDAIEGKAMDPDGYVKVKCIAAGSRNQSQVIKGLVFKKHAAHKHMQTRYKNPRLLLIQGMLGHSSSGLSSFNSMDQEKGNLNSVREMIDVCRPNVVLVEKTVSRDVQETFLEKGVTLVFDMKLHRLERVARCTGSPIMSPGTLMSQKLKHCDSFHFEKFVEEHASVGEGGKKPSKTLMFIEGCPTRQGCTILLKGTHSEELKRVKCVMQCAVVMAYHLILETSFLVDQKAMISTIPFDGLANLAPTNPQFPVVGSGNSSASCLEEPIAKDDALRLSDVPVSNGFLEGASTLNLELEGDSSLSYEPYNPVVLSGLSSLSASIKKVIGDNFPIVSSTPYHSLSSYFGLNGKEHHNKIMTSVPVLKSPEAFENCDMEAKSGSDEEKSHDSKRPLSPLACSDVPLNDVKSGGKNEDQMQSKDDISTVLDSQSILVLMSSRNASKGRICEQSHFSHIKFYRNFDVPLGKFLQDNLLNQKHQCPTCGELPEAHFYYYAHCNKQLTIQVKQLPTKSCLPGEAEGKLWMWSRCGKCKPENGITQCTKRVLISTAARGLSFGKFLELSFSQLSSPSRVSSCGHFFHRDFLYFFGLGPMVAVLRYSPVSTYAVDVPPHKLEFSNSIRQESLKKEMENVYMKAISLFTEVANALKKIASRFAGSTLNLGGSLKEFSDVEEMLSQERYEFEVNIQKAIVRNGKPEQAIYKLLSLNRLLWELQLESCLWDRRLHALLSPDSSVVGTSATHKAIQGLLKKDGIAGNGILRAENILDTGDKGFYNSGNVKTKLETRDQGNELSIREIPVEGPVEMSREQADPFNSSTVAVDTEGSTLGYLHTYGSVSERPVFSDHVHSGDENCKGETLPSLDHLEAVRIIPITGGLGHNDSFGGLDASQRSSSHPLACNLEKAKGWIWSPFPEIRRDCMKDLQGGYLPKFESISSYTPEYLPSAYQLIIEEGSRLHIPLGTDDYIVSDYEGELSSIISCALALLKDVPVPAEDFDEGSRRERGLAFRALENSHSLNRITSMPSSHWHSNGSVDSDGSVSSEESLFSSFDGFNLLDSLVSYGAIHPEVSLGVAKSPGKGKYSVVCLYANQFRNLRDQCCPSELDYIASLSRCRNWDAKGGKSKSFFAKTLDDRFIIKEIKKTEFESFMKFAPDYFAYMNHSFTSGSQTCLAKILGIYQVIIRQTKSGKEMRHDLMVMENLTFCRSITRQYDLKGALHARYNSAADGPEDVLLDQNFVNDMNTSPVYVSRKAKRVLQRAVWNDTTFLNSINVMDYSLLVGVDTQRHELVCGIIDYLRQYTWDKQLETWVKSSLVVPKNVLPTVISPKEYKKRFRKFMSTYFFSVPDHWCSQRSSNPCELCGIREDESSSQLKAQKQGEQNGFSA; encoded by the exons ATGAGTAATATGTGTCATGTTTGTGGTGCAAAGTTGACAAATTCGAGGGAGGACAAGGATAAACACAAGAATGAGAATTCACTAAAATTAAATGGAGATCCCATTAGTTCTTGTAAATTGTGTGGGCAGAAGCACCATCAAGAAGCATTAAAATGGGATGATTTGAGTTCTTATCCTTCACGGATATCAAGTCCACCAATTTCATTGACAAGCAGTGATAGCACTGTCTCAAGCTGCA GTGAATTTTCAGTTGATATAAATTCATATGGAAG GGTTAATCAAGATGAAAGTACTGCAGAAAGCAGAACTGAGGATGCTAGTTCTAGTCTAAATGGACATTTGCAGAACTCAAACATGGCAACTCAAGCAGATGGAATTGATAGATCCAACACACTAATAGAAAACAGCCTTAAGAATAATGGACACATGGGAAGAGATGTGGAAATCAGCGGAACTAATGATGGTCAAGAAGGAAGAGATACTGGTGTTTTTAAAACTAATGGATTCTCCAAAGTAGGAACTGATATTTCTTATGATAATGAGAAGGATGCCATAATTTGGGAACCCCCGGAACCAGAGGATGACATGGAGTGTAGCATGGCTAATAGTGATGACGACGATGAGTTTGGTGATGGTACGAAATGGGGAGAGCCAAGTTCCTTGTGTAGCTTTGGAGAAGAAGGCAGCGGGAGCTACAAGTTTAGGGATGAAAAACAAAAGGCAATGGAAGAGGTTATAAATGGGAAGTTCAAGACTCTCGTGAATCAACTTCTTAAATCTGTGGGTGTTGCCTCTTCAGGGAAAGATGGTGAAAGCTGGGTGGATATAGTTACTTCTTTATCATGGGAAGCTGCTTCATTTGTGAAACCTGATGCCATTGAGGGTAAAGCAATGGATCCAGATGGCTATGTGAAGGTGAAATGCATTGCAGCTGGTTCTCGCAACCAAAG TCAAGTAATTAAAGGACTGGTCTTTAAAAAGCATGCTGCTCATAAGCACATGCAGACAAGGTACAAGAACCCTCGACTGTTGTTGATTCAGGGCATGCTTGGTCATTCTTCAAGTGGGTTATCATCATTTAATTCAATGGATCAG GAGAAGGGTAATCTGAATTCTGTTCGTGAGATGATAGATGTGTGTCGCCCGAATGTAGTTTTAGTGGAGAAAACTGTTTCTCGTGATGTGCAAGAGACTTTTCTTGAAAAAGGAGTGACACTAGTCTTTGATATGAAGCTCCATCGCTTGGAACGAGTTGCTCGCTGTACTGGTTCACCAATAATGTCCCCTGGAACTTTAATGAGCCAAAAGCTGAAACATTGTGATTcctttcattttgaaaaatttgtggAGGAACATGCTAGTGTGGGTGAAGGTGGAAAAAAGCCAAGTAAGACCTTGATGTTCATTGAGGGCTGTCCTACACGGCAAGGTTGTACG ATTTTACTGAAAGGAACTCACAGTGAGGAATTGAAGAGGGTTAAATGTGTTATGCAGTGTGCAGTTGTTATGGCATATCATTTAATTTTAGAGACTTCTTTCCTTGTTGATCAAAAAGCAATGATCTCTACTATTCCTTTTGATGGGTTAGCAAATCTAGCGCCAACTAATCCACAATTCCCTGTTGTTGGCTCTGGTAATTCAAGTGCCTCTTGTCTTGAGGAGCCTATTGCCAAAGATGATGCATTACGCTTGAGTGATGTTCCTGTTTCAAATGGATTCCTTGAAGGAGCGTCCACCCTAAATTTGGAATTAGAAGGTGATTCTTCATTATCTTATGAGCCATATAACCCAGTTGTTCTTTCGGGGTTATCGTCTCTTTCAGCCTCCATAAAGAAAGTTATAGGGGACAATTTCCCTATTGTATCCTCAACTCCTTATCACTCGCTATCTTCATACTTTGGCTTAAATGGAAAGGAACACCACAATAAGATCATGACGTCAGTTCCAGTTTTGAAATCTCCAGAGGCATTTGAAAATTGTGATATGGAAGCAAAAAGTGGTTCTGATGAAGAGAAGTCACATGATAGCAAAAGACCACTGTCACCCTTGGCTTGCTCTGATGTTCCTTTGAATGACGTAAAATCTGGTGGCAAAAATGAAGACCAAATGCAAAGTAAGGATGACATTAGCACAGTTTTGGACTCCCAGAGCATTTTGGTTCTGATGTCAAGTCGGAATGCATCAAAAGGGAGGATCTGTGAGCAAAGCCATTTTTCTCATATCAAGTTCTACAGGAACTTTGATGTTCCCCTTGGGAAATTTTTGCAAGATAATTTACTCAATCAG AAGCATCAATGCCCCACATGTGGTGAACTGCCAGAAGCTCATTTTTACTACTATGCACATTGCAATAAGCAGCTTACCATACAAGTTAAACAACTTCCCACCAAGTCATGTTTGCCTGGGGAAGCAGAAGGAAAACTTTGGATGTGGAGTCGCTGCGGTAAATGTAAACCTGAGAATGGAATCACACAATGTACAAAAAGAGTGTTGATATCCACTGCTGCTCGTGGCTTGTCCTTTGGAAAGTTTTTGGAGCTCAGTTTTTCACAGCTGTCTTCACCCAGTAGGGTATCAAGCTGTGGGCATTTTTTTCACAGGGACTTCCTCTACTTTTTTGG GTTAGGTCCCATGGTTGCAGTGCTCAGATATTCTCCTGTCTCAACTTATGCTGTAGATGTACCTCCTCATAAGCTGGAATTCAGTAATTCAATTAGACAAGAATCTCTCAAGAAGGAAATGGAGAAT GTCTACATGAAAGCGATATCACTGTTCACAGAGGTTGCTAATGCTTTGAAGAAGATAGCATCTCGGTTTGCAGGCTCCACTCTGAATCTTGGTGGTTCATTGAAAGAATTTTCTGATGTTGAAGAGATGTTAAGCCAGGAGAGATATGAATTTgag GTCAACATTCAAAAAGCTATTGTTAGGAATGGGAAGCCAGAGCAGGCCATTTATAAACTTCTCAGCTTGAACAGATTACTCTGGGAGCTTCAACTTGAATCATGCTTATGGGATAGGCGTTTGCATGCACTACTCTCGCCTGATTCTTCAGTGGTTGGCACTAGTGCCACTCATAAAGCAATTCAAGGGCTTCTGAAGAAGGATGGCATTGCTGGCAATGGAATCCTGCGGGCAGAAAATATTTTGGATACTGGCGATAAAGGTTTCTATAATAGTGGCAATGTGAAAACAAAGTTGGAGACAAGAGATCAGGGAAATGAGTTGTCAATCAGGGAAATCCCTGTTGAGGGTCCTGTTGAAATGTCTAGAGAACAAGCTGATCCATTCAATTCATCAACTGTGGCTGTGGATACTGAGGGGTCAACTTTGGGGTATTTACACACATATGGATCAGTCTCAGAGAGACCTGTTTTCTCTGACCATGTTCATTCTGGTGATGAAAATTGCAAAGGAGAGACACTTCCATCCTTGGATCATTTAGAAGCTGTTAGAATCATTCCTATTACCGGAGGACTTGGACACAATGATTCTTTTGGTGGTCTAGATGCATCTCAAAGGAGTTCATCTCATCCATTGGCATGCAACTTGGAGAAGGCAAAAGGATGGATCTGGTCTCCATTTCCAGAAATTAGGAGGGATTGCATGAAGGATCTCCAGGGAGGTTACTTGCCCAAATTTGAATCTATTAGTAGCTACACACCAGAATATTTACCCTCAGCTTATCAACTGATCATTGAGGAGGGCTCAAGGCTGCATATCCCTCTTGGTACTGATGATTATATTGTCTCAGACTATGAGGGTGAACTTTCAAGCATAATCTCTTGTGCCCTGGCCTTGTTGAAGGATGTACCTGTACCAGCAGAAGATTTTGATGAGGGTAGTAGGAGAGAGAGAGGATTGGCCTTTCGAGCATTGGAAAATTCACACAGCCTGAATCGAATTACGTCAATGCCTTCATCTCATTGGCATTCAAATGGTTCTGTGGATTCAGATGGAAGTGTTTCTTCTGAGGAGTCTCTCTTCTCCAGTTTTGATGGATTTAATTTGTTGGATTCTCTGGTTTCTTATGGTGCCATTCATCCTGAGGTCTCTCTTGGAGTTGCAAAATCACCTGGAAAGGGTAAATATTCAGTGGTTTGTTTATATGCCAACCAGTTCCGCAATCTTCGAGATCAGTGCTGTCCATCTGAGCTTGATTACATCGCCTCCCTCAGCCGATGTAGGAACTGGGATGCCAAAGGTGGGAAAAGTAAATCTTTCTTTGCTAAAACACTGGATGACAGGTTTATCATAAAGGAAATTAAGAAGACAGAATTCGAATCCTTTATGAAGTTTGCTCCTGATTATTTTGCTTACATGAATCACTCCTTCACATCGGGGAGCCAAACTTGCCTTGCCAAAATTCTTGGGATTTATCAG GTAATTATTAGACAGACAAAGAGTGGGAAAGAGATGAGACATGATCTGATGGTGATGGAGAATCTTACTTTCTGTAGAAGCATTACTCGCCAGTATGATCTCAAAGGTGCTTTACATGCTCGATACAATTCAGCTGCTGATGGTCCAGAAGATGTTCTCTTGGACCAGAACTTTGTTAATGACATGAACACCTCTCCTGTGTACGTTAGTAGGAAAGCGAAGCGTGTCTTGCAGCGGGCAGTTTGGAATGACACAACTTTCCTCAAT TCAATTAATGTCATGGATTATTCTCTACTGGTGGGAGTGGATACTCAGCGGCATGAGCTTGTTTGTGGCATTATTGATTATCTCAGGCAGTACACATGGGACAAGCAACTTGAGACATGGGTCAAGTCTTCCCTTGTTGTCCCTAAGAATGTTTTGCCAACCGTCATCTCTCCAAAAGAGTACAAAAAGAGATTCAGGAAGTTCATGTCTACATACTTTTTTAGTGTCCCAGATCACTGGTGCTCACAAAGGTCTTCCAATCCTTGTGAACTTTGTGGCATCAGAGAGGACGAGTCTTCTTCTCAATTGAAAGCCCAGAAGCAGGGGGAGCAAAATGGTTTTTCAGCTTGA